A region of Streptomyces sp. R44 DNA encodes the following proteins:
- a CDS encoding multicopper oxidase family protein, with amino-acid sequence MSRPTRRTVLGAGLAAAGTGLLTACSGSMNGMDHSAGAGGTSPGADYLAPDGKEVGAAEALRRPGPERRFTLTAVETPLDLGGGRTVRSWAYGDDLPGKEIRVTAGDTLALTLANHLPEATSIHWHGLALRNDMDGVPGLTGRGIRPGGSFDHRFAVSHPGTYWFHPHSGVQQDRGLYAPLIVEDPKEPLAYDKEWVIVLDDWVDGVDGSTPDAVLAELSKGMGGMDHGGSGSGSGGMDHGGSGHDMSSMSMTTRRSPSPKPAGPSRMLMGATSELLGGDAGDVGHPYYLVNGRTPDQPQTFTAKPGDRIRLRVINAGGDTAFRVALGDHAFTVTHADGFPVAHAKADALLLGMGERLDAIVTVGNGVFPLTALAEGKNRTALAVLRTGGGSAPTASARPKELDGKVVHGGQLKAAEAVRLAPGRPDRTIEFELTGSMMTYDWAINGKKYDPAQRHPVRSGERVRLSFVNRTTMWHPLHLHGHTYALADGGARKDTSIVLPGKRLDVDFDADNPGLWMIHCHNVYHAESGMMTVLGYLR; translated from the coding sequence ATGTCCCGACCCACCCGTCGTACCGTCCTCGGCGCCGGCCTCGCCGCCGCCGGCACCGGTCTGCTCACCGCCTGTTCCGGCTCCATGAACGGCATGGACCACTCCGCCGGCGCGGGAGGCACGTCGCCCGGCGCCGACTACCTCGCTCCGGACGGCAAGGAGGTCGGCGCGGCCGAGGCCCTCCGCCGCCCCGGCCCGGAGCGCAGGTTCACCCTCACGGCCGTCGAGACCCCGCTCGACCTCGGCGGCGGACGGACCGTCCGCTCCTGGGCGTACGGGGACGACCTCCCCGGCAAGGAGATCCGGGTCACCGCGGGCGACACCCTCGCCCTCACCCTCGCCAACCATCTGCCCGAGGCCACCAGCATTCACTGGCACGGACTCGCGCTGCGCAACGACATGGACGGGGTCCCCGGTCTCACCGGGCGCGGCATCAGGCCGGGCGGCTCCTTCGACCACCGCTTCGCCGTCTCCCACCCCGGCACGTACTGGTTCCACCCCCACTCCGGCGTCCAGCAGGACCGCGGCCTGTACGCCCCGCTGATCGTCGAGGACCCCAAGGAGCCCCTGGCGTACGACAAGGAGTGGGTGATCGTCCTCGACGACTGGGTCGACGGCGTCGACGGCTCCACCCCGGACGCCGTGCTCGCCGAGCTGAGCAAGGGCATGGGCGGCATGGACCACGGCGGCTCCGGCTCCGGCTCCGGTGGCATGGACCACGGCGGCTCCGGCCACGACATGTCGAGCATGTCGATGACCACGAGGAGGTCGCCGTCGCCGAAGCCGGCCGGCCCCTCCCGCATGCTGATGGGCGCCACGAGCGAGCTGCTCGGAGGGGACGCCGGGGACGTCGGCCACCCGTACTACCTCGTCAACGGCCGTACGCCCGACCAGCCGCAGACCTTCACGGCCAAGCCCGGCGACCGGATCAGGCTCCGCGTCATCAACGCCGGCGGCGACACCGCCTTCCGTGTCGCCCTCGGCGACCACGCGTTCACGGTCACGCACGCCGACGGCTTCCCCGTCGCGCACGCGAAGGCCGACGCGCTCCTGCTCGGCATGGGCGAGCGGCTCGACGCCATCGTCACCGTCGGGAACGGGGTCTTCCCGCTCACCGCGCTCGCCGAGGGCAAGAACCGCACCGCCCTCGCCGTCCTCCGTACCGGCGGCGGATCGGCGCCCACCGCCTCCGCACGCCCGAAGGAGCTCGACGGCAAGGTCGTCCACGGCGGGCAGCTGAAGGCCGCCGAGGCCGTACGGCTCGCACCGGGGCGTCCGGACCGGACGATCGAGTTCGAGCTGACCGGCTCGATGATGACGTACGACTGGGCCATCAACGGCAAGAAGTACGACCCCGCTCAGCGCCACCCGGTCCGCTCGGGCGAGCGGGTCCGGCTGTCCTTCGTCAACCGCACGACGATGTGGCACCCCCTGCACCTGCACGGCCACACCTACGCGCTCGCGGACGGCGGCGCGCGCAAGGACACCTCGATCGTGCTGCCGGGCAAGCGGCTCGACGTCGACTTCGACGCCGACAACCCCGGCCTGTGGATGATCCACTGCCACAACGTCTACCACGCGGAATCCGGGATGATGACGGTGCTCGGCTACCTGCGGTAG
- a CDS encoding alkaline phosphatase family protein gives MKPLTVRLLTALAGAALLLGPTTAATATGAEPGPDPGRGAAAEHRATTPVQHFIYVMQGPRTFDNYFGTYPGADGIPADACQPRTVGGPASDCVRPYALHAKAPAPLAPSRSIIAQQINGGRMDGFVSAYTRQGRDGTTVMGHYDARDVPFDWAAADRYVLFDKFFASVPYGTATERSYWVSGAAPSAGGRTTIFDRLQQAGVSWKFYVEDYRPGENYHAPGATQPVRAPLLGYARFVDDPALASHIVDLDQYYRDLDNGTLPSVAYIASSGSSERSARAIPPGQKLIRSLATQLALSPYWDSSALLWSHDGSGGWYDHVAPPAAADGPRGLRVPALLISAYAPAGHIDHRVLDSSSALRFIEDNWNLAPLGGRDTTAASLAAAFDFSAAPRPPEVLAVPSARPVVRPVNATVVYAVYGGVLGTAALLVAGTVLLTARRRSTAPAAPADRPASGPSAPRGESAPSGPSAPSGPSAPSAPSAPSDPSAQSRAPERSRP, from the coding sequence ATGAAGCCGCTGACCGTCCGTCTGCTGACAGCGCTGGCCGGCGCGGCACTGCTGCTCGGCCCCACCACGGCGGCGACCGCGACCGGTGCCGAACCCGGCCCCGACCCGGGCCGCGGCGCCGCCGCCGAACACCGCGCGACCACCCCCGTGCAGCACTTCATCTACGTGATGCAGGGCCCCCGGACCTTCGACAACTACTTCGGCACCTACCCCGGAGCCGACGGCATTCCCGCCGACGCCTGCCAGCCGCGCACCGTCGGCGGCCCCGCCTCCGACTGCGTGCGGCCCTACGCCCTGCACGCCAAGGCCCCCGCCCCGCTCGCCCCGAGCCGCAGCATCATCGCCCAGCAGATCAACGGCGGGCGCATGGACGGCTTCGTGTCCGCGTACACCCGGCAGGGCCGGGACGGCACGACCGTCATGGGCCACTACGACGCCCGTGACGTGCCGTTCGACTGGGCCGCCGCCGACCGCTACGTGCTCTTCGACAAGTTCTTCGCCTCCGTGCCCTACGGCACCGCCACCGAACGCTCCTACTGGGTCTCGGGAGCCGCCCCTTCGGCGGGCGGCCGCACCACCATCTTCGACCGGCTCCAGCAGGCCGGGGTCAGCTGGAAGTTCTACGTCGAGGACTACCGGCCCGGCGAGAACTACCACGCACCCGGCGCCACCCAGCCGGTACGCGCCCCGCTGCTCGGCTACGCCCGCTTCGTCGACGACCCCGCCCTCGCCTCCCACATCGTGGACCTGGACCAGTACTACCGCGACCTCGACAACGGCACCCTGCCGTCGGTGGCCTACATCGCCAGCTCCGGCTCCTCCGAGCGCTCCGCGCGGGCCATCCCGCCCGGCCAGAAGCTGATCCGCTCGCTGGCCACCCAGCTCGCCCTCAGCCCCTACTGGGACAGCTCGGCGCTGCTGTGGAGCCACGACGGCTCCGGCGGCTGGTACGACCACGTGGCCCCGCCCGCCGCCGCCGACGGCCCGCGCGGCCTGCGCGTCCCGGCCCTCCTGATCAGCGCCTACGCACCTGCCGGGCACATCGACCACCGAGTCCTCGACTCCTCGTCGGCGCTGCGCTTCATCGAGGACAACTGGAACCTGGCACCCCTCGGCGGACGGGACACCACCGCCGCGAGCCTCGCGGCCGCCTTCGACTTCTCTGCCGCGCCACGACCCCCCGAGGTGCTCGCCGTCCCCTCCGCGCGGCCCGTCGTCCGGCCGGTGAACGCCACCGTCGTGTACGCGGTCTACGGCGGCGTCCTCGGCACGGCCGCACTGCTGGTCGCGGGCACCGTCCTGCTCACCGCCCGCAGACGCTCCACGGCCCCCGCGGCCCCGGCCGACCGGCCGGCGTCCGGCCCGTCGGCTCCGCGCGGCGAGTCCGCTCCGTCCGGCCCGTCCGCTCCGTCCGGCCCGTCCGCTCCGTCCGCACCGTCGGCTCCCTCCGACCCCTCGGCGCAGTCCCGTGCGCCGGAAAGGAGCCGGCCGTGA
- a CDS encoding endo-1,3-alpha-glucanase family glycosylhydrolase, with translation MPRGGVPMMRRLWALLAALLLCWPGLSAASPGPRPAVAPPTGEVSRPPLLAYYYQWFSPGSWQRAKTDLPLAGPYSSDDTQVIDRQITEARSAGIEGFIVGWKHGTVNDRRLRKLVEAAEARNFKLAMIYQSLDFHRRPLPVDQVAADFRYFRDHFADSPAMLRVGGRPLTVWSGTWRYSHDDVATVTSGVRGELQVLASEKNVDGYRRIADVTDGDAYYWSSADPETTPGYAEKLQDMARAVHADHKIWLAPCSPGFDAQLVGGTRPVPRRDGATLAATYAAALRSSPDAIGLISWNEFSENTHVEPSRDHGDRFLQVLRDLRGAPAAAAYQDSGNSPVRPVARPDPSRGYWALVGVAVPLLLVTPLAVRRLRAARSSGPAPGEQRRTDPGRAVSRSPASTSPPCSRPDRAP, from the coding sequence GTGCCCCGGGGCGGCGTCCCGATGATGCGGCGGCTCTGGGCCCTCCTCGCCGCACTCCTCCTGTGCTGGCCGGGCCTCAGCGCCGCATCGCCGGGCCCCCGGCCCGCCGTCGCGCCCCCGACCGGCGAGGTCTCCCGTCCGCCACTGCTCGCCTACTACTACCAGTGGTTCAGCCCCGGCTCCTGGCAGCGGGCCAAGACGGACCTGCCGCTCGCGGGCCCGTACTCGAGCGACGACACACAGGTGATCGACCGCCAGATCACCGAGGCCAGGTCCGCGGGGATCGAGGGGTTCATCGTCGGCTGGAAGCACGGCACCGTGAACGACCGGCGGCTGCGCAAGCTCGTCGAAGCCGCCGAGGCCAGGAACTTCAAGCTCGCCATGATCTACCAGAGCCTGGACTTCCACCGCCGACCGCTCCCCGTCGACCAGGTCGCCGCCGACTTCCGGTACTTCCGCGACCACTTCGCCGACAGCCCCGCCATGCTGCGCGTCGGCGGCCGCCCGCTGACCGTCTGGAGCGGGACCTGGCGCTATTCCCACGACGACGTCGCGACCGTCACCTCCGGCGTCCGCGGCGAACTGCAGGTGCTGGCCAGCGAGAAGAACGTCGACGGCTACCGGCGGATCGCCGACGTCACCGACGGCGACGCCTACTACTGGTCCTCCGCCGACCCCGAGACCACCCCCGGATACGCCGAGAAGCTCCAGGACATGGCACGGGCCGTGCACGCCGACCACAAGATCTGGCTGGCCCCCTGCTCGCCCGGCTTCGACGCGCAGCTCGTCGGCGGCACCAGGCCCGTCCCCCGCCGCGACGGTGCGACGCTGGCCGCCACGTACGCGGCCGCGCTGCGCTCCTCGCCGGACGCCATCGGGCTGATCAGCTGGAACGAGTTCTCCGAGAACACCCATGTCGAACCCTCCCGCGACCACGGCGACCGCTTCCTGCAGGTGCTGCGCGACCTCCGCGGAGCCCCCGCGGCCGCCGCGTACCAGGACAGCGGGAACAGCCCCGTCCGGCCGGTCGCCCGGCCGGACCCCTCCCGCGGCTACTGGGCGCTCGTCGGCGTGGCCGTGCCCCTGCTGCTCGTCACCCCGCTCGCGGTGCGCCGGCTGCGCGCCGCCCGGTCGTCCGGCCCCGCCCCTGGCGAGCAGCGGCGAACGGACCCCGGGCGAGCGGTCAGCAGGTCACCGGCGTCGACGTCCCCGCCGTGTTCCCGGCCAGATCGCGCGCCCTGA
- a CDS encoding TetR/AcrR family transcriptional regulator — MASSPQPDRRKVDIGHSTERRRGRRRLSRERVLAAALDVVDHEGLSALSMRRVAAELDVEAMALYRYAPSKDALLDGLVEQLYIELHADLDREEPAPLGQSPDLPAWRAELLRGACALYRVSLAHPHVVPLLATRLLAVPLARRPLAVLKAHERVLALLERAGLDERGVVTAYRAVTAWVLGYIFSDLRAMVDNPDEPDPAFRLGLHLMPAHELPRLRATVPALAEKGGYQELTEGLDALLDRILASAAPREDEAADPA; from the coding sequence ATGGCCAGCAGCCCCCAGCCGGACCGCCGGAAGGTGGACATCGGCCACAGCACGGAGCGCCGCCGCGGCCGGCGCCGGCTGAGCCGTGAGCGCGTGCTCGCCGCCGCCCTCGACGTCGTGGACCACGAGGGCCTGTCCGCCCTGAGCATGCGGCGGGTGGCCGCCGAACTCGACGTCGAGGCGATGGCGCTCTATCGCTACGCACCCAGCAAGGACGCGCTCCTCGACGGCCTCGTCGAACAGCTCTACATCGAGCTGCACGCGGACCTCGACCGCGAGGAGCCCGCCCCCCTCGGCCAATCGCCCGACCTGCCCGCGTGGCGCGCCGAACTCCTGCGCGGCGCCTGCGCCCTGTACCGCGTCTCCCTCGCCCACCCGCACGTCGTGCCGCTCCTCGCCACCCGGCTCCTCGCCGTCCCGCTGGCCCGCCGCCCACTCGCGGTCCTGAAGGCCCACGAGCGGGTCCTGGCCCTCCTCGAGCGCGCCGGGCTCGACGAACGGGGCGTCGTCACCGCGTACCGGGCGGTCACCGCCTGGGTGCTCGGCTACATCTTCAGCGACCTGCGGGCCATGGTCGACAACCCCGACGAGCCCGATCCGGCGTTCCGCCTGGGCCTGCACCTGATGCCGGCCCACGAGCTTCCCCGGCTGCGTGCGACCGTGCCCGCCCTGGCGGAGAAGGGCGGCTACCAGGAGCTGACGGAGGGCCTCGACGCGCTGCTCGACCGCATCCTGGCCTCGGCCGCCCCGCGCGAGGACGAGGCGGCGGACCCGGCCTAG
- a CDS encoding ArnT family glycosyltransferase, whose product MSRPTYSPADTDARTTTPGPEAHRSVRPRRRPTADRMVRTVLPLTAILALAAFLRFWQLTQIGFNSDEAVYTGTAASLAGDPAMQPVFPVFRAHPVLFTGFLSLFLRGGTDEFTARAVAAVVGVVTVGVTYLLARRLYGRGAGLAAALLLAVMPYHVVVTRQVLLDGLMTLCATVALYCVVRYVQADRDGLPWLLGAAGALGAAALSKETALVLVCGLYVFFVLSRSVKIRWRHAVLATGLLALVVVAFPLAMWISGRTATGQHYLQWQLFRRANHPMGFYATTVPQVLGWAVLAAAVIGLVWLRRRNGWREALLLCWIAAPVLFFTLWPVKGFPYLLPIAPPLAVLAGRTLGALAGLKPRVGRLRVSPRRLSAAGAVLVALAVALSLALPAAGRITATPTGSFLAGSGGLAGGREAGQWVRDHVPGGARLLAGGPSVANVLQFYGGKPVSALSVSVNRLYRNPSYTPVPNPDRALRDGEFQYVVWDSYTARRAPFYGEKIRQLVDKYHGRAVYTSPVRVPASSADPTPTPVIVIYQVRVP is encoded by the coding sequence ATGAGCCGTCCCACGTACTCCCCCGCCGACACCGACGCGCGGACCACCACCCCCGGCCCCGAGGCCCACCGCAGCGTCCGCCCGCGCCGGCGCCCCACCGCCGACCGGATGGTCCGCACCGTCCTCCCGCTCACCGCCATCCTCGCCCTGGCCGCCTTCCTGCGGTTCTGGCAGCTCACCCAGATCGGCTTCAACAGCGACGAGGCCGTCTACACCGGCACCGCAGCCTCCCTGGCCGGCGACCCGGCCATGCAGCCGGTGTTCCCCGTCTTCCGCGCCCACCCCGTGCTGTTCACCGGCTTCCTGTCGCTCTTCCTGCGCGGCGGCACCGACGAGTTCACGGCCCGCGCGGTCGCCGCCGTCGTCGGCGTCGTGACCGTCGGCGTCACCTATCTCCTGGCCCGCAGGCTGTACGGCCGGGGCGCGGGGCTCGCCGCCGCGCTGCTGCTCGCCGTCATGCCGTACCACGTCGTGGTGACCCGTCAGGTGCTGCTCGACGGGCTGATGACGCTGTGCGCGACGGTGGCGCTCTACTGCGTCGTACGGTACGTGCAGGCCGACCGCGACGGGCTGCCCTGGCTGCTCGGCGCCGCGGGGGCGCTCGGGGCCGCCGCGCTCTCCAAGGAGACGGCGCTCGTGCTCGTCTGCGGCCTGTACGTGTTCTTCGTCCTCAGCCGCTCGGTGAAGATTCGCTGGCGGCACGCCGTACTCGCCACCGGCCTCCTCGCCCTCGTCGTCGTCGCCTTCCCGCTCGCGATGTGGATCTCGGGCCGCACCGCCACCGGCCAGCACTACCTGCAGTGGCAGCTGTTCCGGCGGGCCAACCACCCGATGGGCTTCTACGCCACCACGGTGCCGCAGGTCCTCGGCTGGGCCGTCCTCGCGGCCGCCGTCATCGGCCTCGTCTGGCTGCGCCGCCGCAACGGCTGGCGCGAGGCTCTGCTGCTGTGCTGGATCGCCGCGCCCGTGCTGTTCTTCACCCTGTGGCCCGTCAAGGGCTTCCCGTACCTGCTGCCGATCGCGCCGCCGCTCGCCGTGCTCGCCGGCCGCACCCTGGGCGCCCTGGCCGGGCTCAAGCCGCGCGTCGGCCGGCTGCGGGTGTCGCCCCGCCGGCTGTCCGCCGCCGGCGCCGTCCTCGTCGCGCTCGCCGTCGCGCTCTCCCTCGCCCTCCCCGCGGCCGGCCGGATCACCGCCACCCCGACCGGCTCGTTCCTCGCCGGTTCCGGCGGCCTCGCCGGCGGCCGAGAGGCCGGCCAGTGGGTGCGCGACCACGTGCCCGGCGGGGCACGGCTCCTCGCCGGCGGCCCCTCCGTCGCGAACGTGCTCCAGTTCTACGGAGGCAAACCCGTCTCGGCCCTCTCGGTGAGCGTCAACCGGCTCTACCGCAACCCCTCGTACACGCCGGTGCCCAACCCCGACCGCGCACTGCGCGACGGCGAGTTCCAGTACGTCGTCTGGGACTCCTACACCGCCCGGCGCGCCCCCTTCTACGGCGAGAAGATCCGGCAGCTGGTCGACAAGTACCACGGCAGGGCCGTCTACACCTCCCCCGTGCGGGTTCCCGCGTCCTCCGCCGACCCGACGCCCACTCCGGTCATCGTCATCTACCAGGTGCGTGTGCCATGA
- a CDS encoding glycosyltransferase: MDGNRITRTECSELNDPQPRSRPRLTLVIPTRNERESVPLLLSALEPAFDGLPVEILFVDDSDDDTPATAARHAPACRLPVRMLHRESGAREGGLAGAVLAGARHARGAWALVMDADLQHPPQAAAALARTALGHGVDIVVGTRYAGSGSTGDGLDGPTRRLVSRGSTVLAKTVFPHRLAGVSDPMSGLFAFRTAAIDLDRLSPLGFKVLLELLVRHPGARVAEVSYRFAPRAAGTSKASLREGLRFLRHLARLRRPEPGGSRGGGRQAAPDRPGLGTTARFFAFGLVGLSGIAVNTAALWFFHTVVGLHQLLGATLATQVSSLWNWALLETLVYRGGQGGGRRAALVRGIAFLALNNLLLLGRLPLLQALVLAGVGLLTANVISLVVLFVVRFLFSDLLIYRGRRDDGARRDPVRVLVAPGATLPGAPEPSATTTAPEAPEAAPAHPKRPRYLTYRYDIAGTVTIGSQIRLPELEFFRAQWVPPDSCDITVRVGDVGRRFPRHRAVMTEIPGRGAPQPTTVQYEEQLGRLGANFRVDIGTPIDVVVSPLLARSPHVVYTNVLEALLRFVLVSRGRMLLHSACVELGGTGVMLSALTDTGKTSTVLRLLSEHDGRFLSDDMTVVDAGGNALCFPKPLTISAHTLHAVRSDDLTPREWHRLQRQSRLHSKEGRSFAFTLARHNLPIMGINAVTQIVVPPPKYAVDRLVDCRLSSAVKVTELFVIERGEPRLSELGHEETVSRLLVNTEDAYGFPPFRYFAPAIIVDGLDHARLRSRERDVLSGFLSGVRTRVLASDRFGWADEIPRLLAVDRPSVNGRRVPGAEESPWPHWEPETPGGAAPQPVRSGLGPLSTAVPTDPRSSRTNDPGGRTP; this comes from the coding sequence ATGGACGGCAACCGCATCACCCGCACCGAGTGCTCCGAGCTGAACGACCCGCAGCCACGCTCCCGGCCCCGGCTGACCCTGGTCATCCCGACGCGCAACGAGCGCGAATCCGTCCCGCTGCTGCTGAGTGCCCTGGAACCCGCCTTCGACGGGCTGCCCGTCGAGATCCTCTTCGTCGACGACAGCGACGACGACACCCCGGCAACGGCCGCGCGGCACGCCCCGGCCTGCCGGCTACCGGTCCGCATGCTCCACCGGGAGAGCGGCGCCCGGGAGGGCGGCCTGGCGGGTGCCGTCCTCGCGGGCGCACGCCACGCCCGGGGCGCGTGGGCCCTCGTCATGGACGCCGACCTCCAGCACCCGCCCCAGGCCGCCGCCGCCCTCGCCCGCACCGCCCTCGGACACGGCGTCGACATCGTGGTCGGCACCCGCTACGCAGGGTCCGGATCGACCGGGGACGGACTCGACGGCCCGACCCGGCGGCTCGTCTCCCGCGGCAGCACCGTGCTCGCCAAGACGGTCTTCCCGCACCGTCTCGCCGGCGTCAGCGACCCCATGAGCGGGCTCTTCGCCTTCCGCACCGCCGCGATCGACCTGGACCGGCTCAGCCCCCTCGGCTTCAAGGTGCTCCTCGAACTGCTCGTCAGGCACCCGGGCGCCCGCGTGGCCGAGGTCTCCTACCGGTTCGCGCCCCGCGCGGCCGGCACGTCCAAGGCCTCGCTGCGCGAAGGGCTGCGGTTCCTCCGTCACCTGGCCCGGCTGCGCCGGCCCGAGCCCGGCGGAAGTCGCGGCGGCGGCCGGCAGGCCGCACCCGACCGCCCCGGCCTCGGCACCACCGCCCGGTTCTTCGCCTTCGGACTCGTCGGCCTCAGCGGCATCGCCGTCAATACCGCCGCCCTCTGGTTCTTCCACACCGTCGTGGGACTCCATCAGCTCCTCGGCGCCACGCTCGCCACCCAGGTGTCCTCCCTGTGGAACTGGGCCCTCCTGGAGACGCTCGTCTACCGCGGCGGCCAGGGCGGCGGCAGGCGCGCGGCCCTCGTCCGCGGCATCGCCTTCCTCGCCCTGAACAACCTGCTGCTGCTCGGCCGCCTGCCCCTCCTCCAGGCGCTCGTCCTCGCCGGGGTCGGACTGCTCACCGCCAACGTCATCAGCCTCGTCGTGCTCTTCGTGGTCCGGTTCCTCTTCAGCGACCTGCTCATCTACCGCGGCCGCCGCGACGACGGAGCCCGCCGCGACCCCGTGCGCGTCCTCGTGGCCCCCGGCGCCACCCTCCCCGGAGCCCCGGAACCCAGCGCCACCACCACGGCGCCCGAGGCCCCCGAGGCCGCCCCGGCCCACCCCAAGCGCCCCCGGTACCTGACCTACCGCTACGACATCGCCGGCACCGTCACCATCGGCTCCCAGATACGCCTGCCCGAGCTGGAGTTCTTCCGCGCCCAGTGGGTACCGCCCGACTCCTGCGACATCACCGTCCGCGTCGGCGACGTGGGCCGCCGGTTCCCGCGCCACCGCGCGGTCATGACCGAGATCCCCGGCCGCGGCGCACCGCAGCCCACCACCGTGCAGTACGAGGAGCAGCTCGGCCGCCTCGGCGCCAACTTCCGCGTCGACATAGGCACCCCCATCGACGTCGTCGTCAGCCCGCTCCTCGCCCGCTCCCCGCACGTCGTCTACACCAACGTCCTGGAGGCGCTGCTGCGCTTCGTGCTCGTCTCCCGCGGCCGGATGCTGCTGCACTCCGCGTGCGTCGAGCTCGGCGGCACCGGCGTGATGCTCTCCGCGCTCACCGACACCGGCAAGACGTCCACGGTGCTGCGGCTGCTGAGCGAGCACGACGGGCGGTTCCTGTCCGACGACATGACCGTCGTCGACGCCGGCGGCAACGCCCTGTGCTTCCCCAAGCCGCTCACCATCAGCGCGCACACCCTGCACGCCGTGCGCTCGGACGACCTGACCCCCCGCGAGTGGCACCGGCTGCAGCGGCAGAGCCGCCTGCACTCCAAGGAAGGCCGCTCCTTCGCCTTCACCCTCGCCCGCCACAACCTCCCCATCATGGGCATCAACGCGGTCACCCAGATCGTCGTCCCGCCGCCGAAGTACGCCGTCGACCGGCTCGTGGACTGCCGGCTGAGCAGCGCGGTCAAGGTGACCGAACTGTTCGTCATCGAGCGCGGCGAGCCCCGCCTGAGCGAGCTCGGCCACGAGGAGACCGTCAGCCGGCTGCTCGTCAACACCGAGGACGCGTACGGATTCCCGCCCTTCCGGTACTTCGCCCCCGCCATCATCGTCGACGGGCTCGACCACGCCCGGCTGCGCAGCCGCGAGCGGGACGTCCTGTCCGGCTTCCTCTCCGGCGTCCGGACCCGCGTGCTGGCCTCCGACCGCTTCGGGTGGGCCGACGAGATACCCCGGCTCCTCGCCGTCGACCGGCCGTCGGTCAACGGCCGCCGGGTCCCCGGGGCCGAGGAGAGTCCGTGGCCGCACTGGGAGCCGGAGACACCCGGGGGCGCGGCACCGCAGCCCGTGCGCTCCGGCCTCGGGCCCCTCTCCACCGCCGTGCCGACCGACCCCCGCTCCTCCCGTACGAACGACCCCGGTGGGAGGACGCCATGA